In Phoenix dactylifera cultivar Barhee BC4 unplaced genomic scaffold, palm_55x_up_171113_PBpolish2nd_filt_p 000320F, whole genome shotgun sequence, one genomic interval encodes:
- the LOC120103935 gene encoding cellulose synthase-like protein E6 — protein MGESYEALFETKQAKGRLAYKLFAYSMLVGICSIWLYRATHAPGWGEGRWAWMGIFAAELWFGFYWIITQSVRWNPIYRFTHPEKLSQRDETELPNVDIFVCTADPITEPPILVISTVLSVMAYNYPPEKLNVYLSDDAGSILTFYALWEASRFAKHWLPFCKRYNVEPRSPATYFSKLCDPRNASIPAKWSSMKNLYEEMADRIDSVVRLGKIPEELKANKGFSEWSSGMTSRNHPPIVQILIDGRDQCSIDSDGNALPTLAYMAREKRPQHHHNFKAGAMNALIRASSEISNSPIILNLDCDMYSNNSESIRHALCFFLDEEKGQGIGFVQYPQVFHNITKNDLYGNSFNVFTEVEFPGFDNWGGPPYAGTGCFHRREILCGRKYSKDYKEDWKRGIDRRTAESACILEERAKSLITCTYEHTTQWGQEIGLKYDCPVEDVITGLLIQCRGWKSVYISPPRRAFLGVPSTTLAQSLVQWKRWSEGNFQIFLSKYCPFIVGRGKIKLGLQMAYCVYGLWAPSSLPTLYYLVIPSLCLLKGISLFPKITSPWFLSFAYVTIGKHVYGLVESLQCGDTLAGWWNLQRMWILRRTTSFLYGTTATILELLRISKMGFAITAKVSDGDASKRYEKDVLEFGSSSSMFVIIGAVAMLNLFCLVGGLQRLVVDGGIMSLEPLFIQILLCGLVVAIHLPIYEALFIRKDKGSLPFSVTFLSVGSAMLVSLLTML, from the exons atgggGGAGAGTTATGAAGCTCTCTTTGAAACAAAGCAAGCCAAAGGTAGGCTTGCTTACAAGTTGTTTGCATACTCGATGTTGGTGGGCATTTGTTCGATTTGGTTGTATAGAGCGACTCATGCCCCGGGATGGGGAGAAGGGAGATGGGCATGGATGGGGATATTTGCAGCCGAGCTTTGGTTCGGCTTCTACTGGATAATCACTCAGTCGGTGCGCTGGAACCCCATCTATCGCTTCACTCACCCCGAGAAGCTCTCTCAGCG AGATGAAACTGAGTTGCCAAATGTTGACATATTCGTGTGCACTGCGGACCCTATTACGGAGCCACCCATCCTGGTCATCTCCACTGTTCTATCAGTCATGGCTTACAACTATCCTCCCGAGAAGCTAAATGTCTACCTTTCTGATGACGCTGGGTCTATTTTGACCTTCTATGCCCTTTGGGAAGCATCTCGCTTTGCAAAGCATTGGCTTCCATTTTGCAAGAGATATAATGTGGAGCCACGGTCTCCAGCCACCTATTTTTCCAAATTATGCGACCCCCGCAATGCATCCATCCCCGCCAAATGGTCTTCCATGAAG AATCTATATGAAGAGATGGCAGATCGCATCGATTCGGTGGTAAGGCTAGGCAAGATCCCTGAAGAACTAAAAGCAAATAAAGGATTTTCTGAATGGAGCTCGGGGATGACTTCACGGAATCATCCACCCATCGTTCAG ATCTTAATTGATGGGAGAGACCAATGTTCAATAGACAGCGATGGAAATGCATTACCAACTTTGGCGTACATGGCACGAGAGAAGAGACCTCAGCATCATCATAACTTCAAAGCAGGGGCTATGAACGCATTG ATAAGGGCGTCATCAGAGATAAGCAACAGCCCAATCATCCTCAACCTGGATTGTGACATGTACTCAAACAACTCGGAGTCCATCAGACATGCATTGTGCTTCTTCCTAGATGAAGAGAAGGGTCAGGGCATTGGCTTTGTACAATATCCCCAGGTCTTTCATAATATCACCAAGAATGATCTCTATGGCAATTCCTTCAATGTGTTCACTGAG GTGGAGTTCCCTGGCTTTGATAATTGGGGAGGGCCTCCGTATGCTGGCACTGGATGCTTCCACCGAAGAGAGATCCTTTGCGGGAGGAAGTATAGCAAGGATTACAAGGAAGATTGGAAGAGAGGCATTGACAGAAGAACGGCAGAAAGTGCTTGCATACTGGAAGAGAGAGCAAAGTCTCTTATTACCTGCACCTATGAGCACACCACCCAATGGGGACAGGAG ATTGGGCTGAAGTATGACTGTCCTGTGGAGGATGTCATCACAGGCCTATTAATTCAATGTAGGGGTTGGAAGTCCGTCTATATCAGTCCTCCAAGAAGAGCCTTTTTAGGTGTTCCTTCCACAACACTAGCACAATCGCTGGTGCAGTGGAAAAGATGGAGCGAGGGGAATTTCCAAATCTTTCTTTCCAAGTACTGCCCCTTCATAGTAGGTCGTGGCAAAATCAAGCTAGGACTTCAGATGGCTTATTGCGTTTATGGCTTGTGGGCTCCAAGCTCACTCCCTACACTCTATTACCTCGTGATTCCTTCCCTTTGCCTCCTCAAAGGCATCTCCTTATTCCCAAAG ATCACGAGCCCATGGTTCCTGTCCTTTGCCTATGTCACCATTGGGAAGCATGTGTATGGGCTCGTCGAATCACTGCAATGTGGTGACACATTGGCTGGATGGTGGAACTTACAAAGGATGTGGATATTGAGGAGGACCACCTCTTTCCTCTATGGCACCACTGCTACCATCTTAGAGTTGCTGCGGATTTCTAAGATGGGGTTCGCAATCACAGCAAAGGTGTCTGATGGCGATGCCTCTAAAAGATACGAAAAGGATGTCTTGGAATTCGGGTCATCGTCCTCAATGTTTGTTATCATAGGAGCAGTCgcaatgctgaatcttttctgCTTGGTGGGAGGACTCCAAAGGCTGGTGGTAGATGGGGGAATTATGAGCCTTGAGCCATTATTCATTCAAATTCTTCTCTGCGGGCTGGTGGTGGCcatccatttgcccatttatgaAGCTCTTTTCATACGAAAGGATAAAGGCAGCTTACCCTTCTCTGTCACATTTCTCTCCGTTGGTTCTGCGATGTTGGTGTCTCTGCTAACCATGTTATAA